The following is a genomic window from Bactrocera tryoni isolate S06 chromosome 2, CSIRO_BtryS06_freeze2, whole genome shotgun sequence.
TTTAAATTgactaatattgaaaattttccgtatttcaatatatatttcttcaaaattaatcCATATTACGTCAACTTAACCTAGTTATTAACATGCCTTTTCTCTTTGTCGTTCACAGTCGCGGTCTCACCCCACCACATCGAGTGAAATCAATTTCTATGGCTACATTCACACAAGACGATGTCGATTTTCTGAAAAGTCATGGAAATGATGAGTGCGCTAAAACTTGGCTGGGTCTTTGGGATCCCAAGCGAGCCGTGCATCAAGATCAGCGGGAATTGATGATTGACAAATATGAGCGAAAACGTTACTATTTGGAGCCAGCTAGTCCACTTAAATCTTTGACGAATGCCGTTTCACTTAAAAGCGGTTCGGTGACAGCACCGGCGGCAGGGGCAGGAGTGGAAGTGGCGACAACATCTGGAGTAAGGGCGACAATAGCTACAGGTAACTCCTCAGCTGCAACAACATCAAACGGCAGTAGCACTTACAAGAGTAACGGTGATGGGCAAATAGATTTTGTGCATGTGAGCAATGGATTTGGTAACATTGGGCACAATACTAAAAACCAATACAAAAATGGAGAGCGAAGCTTCCATCTCACGCCGCCCAGTACACAGCGTACCACCATGAATGGTTTGCATAAATCCGTCACTACGACAACGGTGTCCGCACCAAATAGCTCGGGCAAGTCAACGTCCGCCATAAGTCGGCctcaacaacatcaacaaaacGGCTATAGCCATTTGCAAGATGCGTTTATGCCGAAAAccaataatataaataacaatggcggcaacaaaaataatgagcTCAATGTCTTGCATATGACATCCAGCCGAATGTCGGACAGTAGCAGTTCGACAAGTGTGAACGGTTTCGGGGCGGACGCAGACTTTGTTGCCGATTTTGGTTCGGCGAATATTTTCGATGCCACAACGACAGCGGTCCGTAACAAAATAAGTTCGCCTCCAATATTGAATGGAGGTGGCAATGCGATATCGAGTAACGGTTATGCTAGAATACAACCTTTGaagaagcagcaacaacaataccaacTATTAAATGGTCATGGTCAGACGAATGGCAATAGCTCTCACAGCGATACAATCGACAATGGCACATCCGAGAATTTTGCCGACTTCGAACATGCGCCCATTTTCAATGCGGCtggtaagtacatatgtatatgtatgtatatgtattgctTTAAAGTATAATATACTCCACCATATTTGATTTCAAAGTTTGcttgtgtttgtatatacagttgtccacaaaaaaataggagTGACCACATGAGAAAAAcgaattgttaattttcattaacaaaaattttttttttttcaaaatttttgcacaaTGTAATTTGCTAATGATCTATTAATATATCCAGATTTCACCTATttcaattaaacataaaaaaattttatatcgcaGTTTATATCaagtaaactaaaaaactagtttcacaaaaaaattggaGTATTTTATGTAGTACGTGACCgttctataattttaatatataatggTTCTAAAGTTTcacagaatattaaaataattaatatttcgttGAATAACCTCAACTTTTTTAACACAGCATCACACCTCCGAGGCCTGGAGCCAATGAGATCCTGGCAAAGTTTTATTGGTATTCCTTTCCAAGCCTCTTTCACTATTTGCCATAAATTTCTCGAGTTGGTTGGTTTCTCTTCAGCTACTTTCTTCTTGATATCTGTTCACAGGTTTTCCATGGGGTTGAGGTCAGGAGACTGAGCAGGTCACCACATAACCTCAACTCTGTTGGCCCTAAGCCATTTTTTGCGCAATTTTTGGTATGTTTAGGGTCATTATCCCGTTGATATACCCATTTATCAATGGCATATTCAATAAGGCATGTGTTAACATTAcctcatataatattttaacataTGCCCTTTGGTCCATGATGCCTTCAATTAAGTGAATTGGACCAACACTACAATGTGTAAAACGACCGCGTACCACGATTAGGCATCGTTATGTATAACGGTTTTTATGGTAAACCGGGGATTATATTCTGAGTTAGGAGGACGTCGAACAAAGTTCCTAGATCCTGTACTACCAAATAACTCAACTTTGGATTCGTCTGACCACAATATGTTTCGCCATTTAGACGCGGGTCAGGAGCCAtgcttttttgcaaattgtatgcgAGCTTCCTTGTGCTTCTTTTTAATGAGGGTCCTTTTCGTGGACTTCTGGCAAATAATTTGTTCTGCTCCAAATGCCTACGAACAGTTTCAGTATTAACTGACAAATTTAGTTCGTCATGGATACTCCTGGCTGAAGCAAAAGGATTAATTTTGCAGTAGCGTACTATATTCagtttcatttttgtttctaaaatttaaggcatttgctatcatttgAGGAGAGCATTTTACAATTTCTTGGATCTCTTTATAAGTTTTTCCTAGTTTTCTCAACTTTTTTATCGTTTTCCGCTTTTCCTCTGTTCAATGAGTTCCTCTCCCCGCTGGAGAAAAACCCaatgattaaataaaataataactaattgaAATTGCTGCTAGATTATGgaactacatatataatttatactacatttataattttgtgaatattttttatattaaggactattttgaaaacgaaatatCGAACACTCCTGCTTACCAAATGAATAGGCCTGTTAAATGTAATTTCATTAGGagctattcaaaatatctgatatatactttaaatataactttcaaatcatatacatacctaACTAGCATTTAATAACCCTATAGGTTCAAACTAATATCTCTTAgtcattattataattttggttGGAGACTATAATCTTATTTTAggtttttaacatttatatttaatatttatttattttatatttatatttctttcgtAAGAATATGAAATAATGTAAAATTAGTTTCCTTTTGGTTGGTTCTTCAAAAATTGACAGTACtcaattattatatacatatacatatgtatgacatatgtatgtagtatgtgttTCGCTACATTACGTATATCTAGTGTAGAGTATATAAGTAATGGAGGTATGGAATTCACACTTTTTGAAATCTTAAGGAGTTCgttagaattctaaaataatatttagcgCCGAACTCTTTGGAGTTCATTCAAGTTGTTAAATTGAGCCTCAGTTAGAACAAAAAAGGttgaataattccaaaaaacgagtttttactaaaaacaaatttgcatTTTGTCAATTTGCTGTGCTATTACTAACCATTCATTATACTTATTTAAATTGTCCGCGGCTTCTTTTCTAAACAtacgaaatatgtatatgtaaattggAAGCTTAGTCCTTTTCTTCCCAGAAACACACAAATCGGAATCCTGTCACTGTATTTTGCCTTTTTATGATACATCttataattgtttttcataCAGCCAATTATAGTTTTATAAGAAAAACTGTGATAAAACGTTGCGCCGGTGGCCAGCAAAAAGACACCAAAGACAGTAAACAAAATTCTGTGTCAAGTGCGGAAAGTTCGAAAGTTCCCACCGATATTGGATCTAGACCACAGTCTGGTGCAGCAGCTGAGTAtgttttagataaaaatttgtatgccGACATCAGACAAGCCACAACACATTCTGATGCAGCGGAGAGTGACAACAATGGCAATCTTCAATCGAACACAGCAGTTGAGCAAAATGTCAGTGATACTCCCATTAAACCGGCTAAAATTGTTAACAGTGTCGAAACGCCACCAACACAAGCGCTTGGTTCAACAATGCAAAATGCTGTCAGTGAACTGACATCTCAACTGATAAACTCACAGTCCTGTCCACCGGACCAATGCCCGGTACAACAAGCTGATTATTGTGGTTATTGTGCACCGAACAATTGTGTGCCTCCATCACCTAATATGTGTAATCAACAAGCTCTCAGTCAACAGCCGAATCAAGATCAGAGCAATTTCTGCGCTAACAATATGCCGCAAATGGATTGGTGTCAGTTTGCAAATAACCCACCCTTTTGGCCCTCAAATAACCCAAATATGCTAGGCAGTACAGCTACAGCACCAGATGTTGCGGCCGCGCCAAAATCCCTCAATGCTGAGCCACAACAATGCCCACCCATATTTTGCGCCCAACCACAGTTTTATGGCCCGACAGGCTTCGCCACGTCCTGCTCTCCAGATAACTGTACGTCTCCCATGAATCGGCAACCACCCCAAGTGGACGCAACTATCGCTGGTCTCAGTTATGCCGCATTACCGCAACAAACCATTATCAATACAGCTCAGAATCGACCACAAAATGGATGTGAGACCAATGCTGAAGCATGTCTGGAACCAACACCATCGTACAGTACGTTATATAATCGATCTTACTGTCAGCCAAATTTGTCTGCATATTCAAATCCATttatacaacaaacacaaatgcaaCCGGCTCCAATGCCAGTTCCACCTGAATGTTTCAATCCGTTTCATCCAAATTGCATTTCAGGAAGTTGTACGAAGGGTTGTATGCCAAGTAATTCAATACCAGTGGGGGATCCAATAATAGATCCATCCTGCAATTTGCACTCACCTTATAGTAATTGCTTCTGTAGCAATTGGTGTAAGTTCTGTATTTCATTTGAGTTGGTTTTATTGCGTTCGTTcgtttgtttcattattttattttagctttGTTTTAATTATGCTACCTTTTTTCGATACGTTTTGATATTGCTTGTTGATGTTGcagattaaatttattttgcttttgttgtatttttcatGCATACGTACCGCTTAAACTTCAATTTGActatagtaaatatttattcgTTGCTATTAAGAATATCAAAATCTGGTTTGCAACTTACgaatacaagtattttttaaagcaaagcaGCTGAACTGTTCTGCAGTTTTAAGTCTATTAATTACAATTCTACCGGGATGTCTCCTTTATGATCGTAGattttcattataatattttgaatgaaaGCAATCTGTTATTTCGTTATTTGGACAGTTATTTCTCATGTTCTCCATGGTGAAGATAACGGCATTCATGGAAATATGTCGAGATAGATATATAACAGtaaagttatgtatgtatatataatcaGGATGACGATAAGAATTGAAGTCCGAGCGattatctgtccgtccgtctttgtaactgtaaaaattaagatatcataacgaaacttggtacacgcatTCTTTGGCAAAAAATGAGTACCAACTCGTCGAAGACGTAATCGAACCACTCTCACGCTTACAACAtacgaaaacatataaagtgccataataaAACACTACATTAAGATATAACCGTGTAACAAGGGGGACATGTGGGCCCTATAATGGTTAATTTTCATATCTCCCGAACCATTCAAGCCAAATTCGCTTATGACAAGTCCTTCAATCATCCGTACCAACATTataaaaatcgatgaaattggATGATAACCCTGCCCACTCCCCAAATAACGGTtctgaataatgaaaataaatgcgccagaaacataaaattttacaaccgAGATCAGAAGAGAGGACTTTGTAGGAGGCGTTGTCAAAATTTGCCGATGGACGCTGCACCGCCCACATTTAGGTGAAAATCCTTATCTGAGGACCTGCTCGTCCGATCGAATCGATACTCTGTCATTCTTATGTAACAGTACGAAAATAAGGGAAATCGAACTACAACCACACCTACATCTCATGTAACACAATTGAAAATTACAACTGATTCCTGATAATGCCTTTAATATGTACTATCTTATGAACACAAATTATCCATATCGGACCCAAACTTTTCAAACCCCAAATTCCcgaatatatggaccacagTTCCTATTTCGAACTTTTTATCGAATATATAGCACAATCTTTGAGATATGTAATAGAAACTCAGAGAGAATCCTTATATAATAATAAGGCCGTGTGCCAAAAAAGAATCGATTCAGATCAGTAATCCCCTCAgtctccatatacatatgtacataataggAAAGTAGgctgactttatactgcatatattgACAATATGCGAGCTATGAAATCGAGTGAGAGTGTTTCTCTAATTACAATGCGCCTTTGagcctaaaatgaataaaatcgtgtGAAAACTGGCCAAACATCTGGTAGACATTAGTTATGATGGTATGTCAGGtacttcaatgaaattcattcctcattttttctgttaataatatgtGGTAATGTCAAAATAGATAAAAGCGGTTCAATACTACCCCTatctcccatatacctaatataaaattttcatatatggGTCAATATGTAacatatcttaacaaaattaattgaacatataATACTGGATATACCATAGTTTGATGCCGAAAATTTGTGATATTGGACTACGAATTACCTAAACTTCTATATAATGGTTTTCATCATTCTAACAAACTCTATGCTGAATATGTCactcagtgtatgagttatatgcacattagagtgattcaaaaaaaaaaaaaaattcgtttgGGTTTTCGTTttggttcctagacacctctaagaaagcctctccaaatatgagtttttaattgtaacgggaaggttctcctacatacagttttctattttttcttattatcagatagaaaaatttatatctcgcttccaattacttgaaaaaatttcttgttcctcagattttgttggaaattgaatgctctacaaaaaaggtctattaagattttttcgtaaacccaaacgtttaaaagatattaacagttaaagtttgattattttttggaaaattttttatttcttatgaatttcataactcaatgaaaaaaaattattatgaataaatttttggagaggctttctttgaggtgtctaggaacctttTTTTccgagtatcaaacgaaaaaaaaattttttttttttaatcacacatacaatgtatttgaaaaattgcttgaaaatgtGATCTTGAATATACCTGAGCAATGTcacaaatcaaattaaatggATAAATTTCCTTGAAAATTATGTGGTTTGCCACTAAATATGACTGGAAATGGTCTAAATCTCATATCTTTAATATAGGTAAATCATTTCGGTCCTCTGGTTGAAGTTTTCCACATCAACTCATATAAAATTTAGCCTCTTCGGTTGATTCACATAAATCAGTTTGAAAGAggatcttcttcttttttactggcgtagacaccactttcgcggttatagccgagttaacaaaagcgcgccattcgtttctcttttttgctacgtggcgcccattggagattccaagcaaagctaggtccttctccacctagtctctccaacggagtggaggtcttccccttcctctgcttcctccggcggagACTTTCAgagcatgacctagccagcgtagccattgtcttttaattcgctgaactatgtcaatgtcgacgtatatatcatatatacatacgtatccTCCTTTAAAGAGGATATTAATACCTATAATTTCGCTGAAGCGTATTAATACAACTAAATGAGTACAAGATCTTCAATAAATAAAGATCACATAAATAAACAAGATACCAAATTCTTCCTTACTTATTGTCTACTTAGTTTGACAATACTTAAGCTTCTTatgatatataaattttttcggaaGAGCAGGCGCAGTGGCAAATTTTTGCTCTGTATACAATATAAggtctattaaaaattaatccaTTATTTGTCCAATAGATGTAAACTAATAGAAACCATCGATTCCAACGGTGATGTAAGTACTGTTTCGATTGCCCAGTAGCTAAACATTGCTCAAAAAACATTTAGGAACCACTGAAAGAAGGCTAAAATTCCAACTGCGAATCGCTGCTGAATCATTACAATATCGGTCCATTTCTGAATCGGACGGTTTCTTTTGATGAAAAGTGACTCACTAACGGTAACTTCAACTCTTAATTCGgatatatattttcaacaattggACCATCTGAAAAAAAcaatcgagagaggacttttgtTATCTCAGGACAATAACATTGATATGTCCCCGACAGGCTCTGAGGGCTTAGTTGGGATGTTCGTATACATCGTCCTTATAGTAGAGGCGTGTCACGACGTGAATACTGCCTGTTCCTGTTTATAGCTAAGAAAATTGCTGGTATCTACGGTGAATGAATTCGCCTCAAGACAAACGtgtgaaaatcgaattttccattttttcgtcATTAAGGACGAAAGTTGCTATGAATGTGGCATTTTGAAAATACcttcaaaataaaaagcataaaacaaaacttaaacgGAATCATCCTAACTATGCTGAAAAAATCTTCAATTTAATGTTGAAATAATGGATTTCTTTTTACTAGACCTACCATTACTATGGGCGTTTGtagatttgaataaaatttattataaaggaAAATCAGGATATGGAATACTATCACAGAGAATGGCTATGGTAGTTGTTTGAATTCATATGTAtgccaaaatttatttttgttaattacaattgtcatcgaaaatatttttgtagcaaAACTCATTAAAAAGTCTTTTTAGTGAGTATTGATTTGttataactaattttattttgtatcaaAGTGTTCTAATTGGTGCATTGTACGTAGTTTGTCGTCAATTTAACATCTATCGAACTAATATTTTCCTTTATAGGCTACCTACCTCAGTTACCTGGTGCAAATTTATATTGGTCCGACTACTGCAATTACTGTTGAAAACGCCAATTGCGATATTAATCCCTGATTTgtataaaaacatttacttataactttatttaagtatatttgtcaatatttatttgcacgTCCAAATTGTTTAAGACTAACATATTGTTGCTAACTTTTGTATATTCTATCTACATTGCTAAaactttctttaatttattcatAGGTCTACCGATAcccaataacaataacaactttCGAACGATGAACAATCAGCATAATAATAGccacaacagcaataacaataatacaCTAAGCTCAACACCCAGCGAGGATAGGTATGCGGCACTCAAAGATCTGGACGAGCAATTGCGAGAAAGCAAAGCAGCGGCCACAGTTGTGAATGCCTACAGTGTGGACGCATTTGGAAACAGTAAGTAAAccttatactcttgcaacatattgctaaagagtataatagttttgttcacctaacggtggTACGTAGCACCTAAATCTAAGCGAGATacatatagatttatatataaaagtgatCCGGaagacgagaaaagttgaaatccgagtgactgaTGGTCTGTCCGTCTgacgtccgtgcaagctgtaacttgagtaaaaatggagatatctcgattaaacttggtacacatgttccttggcaaaaaattaAGGCGGAGCTCGTA
Proteins encoded in this region:
- the LOC120768507 gene encoding dual specificity protein kinase splA isoform X1 encodes the protein MAAVVRKKQDDKYLQVLRELVTNGGGNKQCFDCGQKGPTYVNMTIGSFVCTRCSGVLRGLTPPHRVKSISMATFTQDDVDFLKSHGNDECAKTWLGLWDPKRAVHQDQRELMIDKYERKRYYLEPASPLKSLTNAVSLKSGSVTAPAAGAGVEVATTSGVRATIATGNSSAATTSNGSSTYKSNGDGQIDFVHVSNGFGNIGHNTKNQYKNGERSFHLTPPSTQRTTMNGLHKSVTTTTVSAPNSSGKSTSAISRPQQHQQNGYSHLQDAFMPKTNNINNNGGNKNNELNVLHMTSSRMSDSSSSTSVNGFGADADFVADFGSANIFDATTTAVRNKISSPPILNGGGNAISSNGYARIQPLKKQQQQYQLLNGHGQTNGNSSHSDTIDNGTSENFADFEHAPIFNAAANYSFIRKTVIKRCAGGQQKDTKDSKQNSVSSAESSKVPTDIGSRPQSGAAAEYVLDKNLYADIRQATTHSDAAESDNNGNLQSNTAVEQNVSDTPIKPAKIVNSVETPPTQALGSTMQNAVSELTSQLINSQSCPPDQCPVQQADYCGYCAPNNCVPPSPNMCNQQALSQQPNQDQSNFCANNMPQMDWCQFANNPPFWPSNNPNMLGSTATAPDVAAAPKSLNAEPQQCPPIFCAQPQFYGPTGFATSCSPDNCTSPMNRQPPQVDATIAGLSYAALPQQTIINTAQNRPQNGCETNAEACLEPTPSYSTLYNRSYCQPNLSAYSNPFIQQTQMQPAPMPVPPECFNPFHPNCISGSCTKGCMPSNSIPVGDPIIDPSCNLHSPYSNCFCSNWCLPIPNNNNNFRTMNNQHNNSHNSNNNNTLSSTPSEDRYAALKDLDEQLRESKAAATVVNAYSVDAFGNNGISNGVNPFKHQQANPFQAVTHGTSPTATQNYFGQMTVISNGNGIPSHAPSAAAQFYNYTNGFGNAATSAGTATAIFPHTVMAAGPSGCGFGLGALQPTAIAATGAGGGAAFNNPFTASGAMSTNNPFL
- the LOC120768507 gene encoding probable serine/threonine-protein kinase DDB_G0282963 isoform X2; this translates as MAAVVRKKQDDKYLQVLRELVTNGGGNKQCFDCGQKGPTYVNMTIGSFVCTRCSGVLRGLTPPHRVKSISMATFTQDDVDFLKSHGNDECAKTWLGLWDPKRAVHQDQRELMIDKYERKRYYLEPASPLKSLTNAVSLKSGSVTAPAAGAGVEVATTSGVRATIATGNSSAATTSNGSSTYKSNGDGQIDFVHVSNGFGNIGHNTKNQYKNGERSFHLTPPSTQRTTMNGLHKSVTTTTVSAPNSSGKSTSAISRPQQHQQNGYSHLQDAFMPKTNNINNNGGNKNNELNVLHMTSSRMSDSSSSTSVNGFGADADFVADFGSANIFDATTTAVRNKISSPPILNGGGNAISSNGYARIQPLKKQQQQYQLLNGHGQTNGNSSHSDTIDNGTSENFADFEHAPIFNAAANYSFIRKTVIKRCAGGQQKDTKDSKQNSVSSAESSKVPTDIGSRPQSGAAAEYVLDKNLYADIRQATTHSDAAESDNNGNLQSNTAVEQNVSDTPIKPAKIVNSVETPPTQALGSTMQNAVSELTSQLINSQSCPPDQCPVQQADYCGYCAPNNCVPPSPNMCNQQALSQQPNQDQSNFCANNMPQMDWCQFANNPPFWPSNNPNMLGSTATAPDVAAAPKSLNAEPQQCPPIFCAQPQFYGPTGFATSCSPDNCTSPMNRQPPQVDATIAGLSYAALPQQTIINTAQNRPQNGCETNAEACLEPTPSYRSCTKGCMPSNSIPVGDPIIDPSCNLHSPYSNCFCSNWCLPIPNNNNNFRTMNNQHNNSHNSNNNNTLSSTPSEDRYAALKDLDEQLRESKAAATVVNAYSVDAFGNNGISNGVNPFKHQQANPFQAVTHGTSPTATQNYFGQMTVISNGNGIPSHAPSAAAQFYNYTNGFGNAATSAGTATAIFPHTVMAAGPSGCGFGLGALQPTAIAATGAGGGAAFNNPFTASGAMSTNNPFL
- the LOC120768507 gene encoding uncharacterized protein LOC120768507 isoform X3: MAAVVRKKQDDKYLQVLRELVTNGGGNKQCFDCGQKGPTYVNMTIGSFVCTRCSGVLRGLTPPHRVKSISMATFTQDDVDFLKSHGNDECAKTWLGLWDPKRAVHQDQRELMIDKYERKRYYLEPASPLKSLTNAVSLKSGSVTAPAAGAGVEVATTSGVRATIATGNSSAATTSNGSSTYKSNGDGQIDFVHVSNGFGNIGHNTKNQYKNGERSFHLTPPSTQRTTMNGLHKSVTTTTVSAPNSSGKSTSAISRPQQHQQNGYSHLQDAFMPKTNNINNNGGNKNNELNVLHMTSSRMSDSSSSTSVNGFGADADFVADFGSANIFDATTTAVRNKISSPPILNGGGNAISSNGYARIQPLKKQQQQYQLLNGHGQTNGNSSHSDTIDNGTSENFADFEHAPIFNAAANYSFIRKTVIKRCAGGQQKDTKDSKQNSVSSAESSKVPTDIGSRPQSGAAAEYVLDKNLYADIRQATTHSDAAESDNNGNLQSNTAVEQNVSDTPIKPAKIVNSVETPPTQALGSTMQNAVSELTSQLINSQSCPPDQCPVQQADYCGYCAPNNCVPPSPNMCNQQALSQQPNQDQSNFCANNMPQMDWCQFANNPPFWPSNNPNMLGSTATAPDVAAAPKSLNAEPQQCPPIFCAQPQFYGPTGFATSCSPDNCTSPMNRQPPQVDATIAGLSYAALPQQTIINTAQNRPQNGCETNAEACLEPTPSYSTLYNRSYCQPNLSAYSNPFIQQTQMQPAPMPVPPECFNPFHPNCISGSCTKGCMPSNSIPVGDPIIDPSCNLHSPYSNCFCSNWCYLPQLPGANLYWSDYCNYC